One genomic region from Rosa rugosa chromosome 1, drRosRugo1.1, whole genome shotgun sequence encodes:
- the LOC133741407 gene encoding uncharacterized protein LOC133741407 produces MLVTILSSFTFAKQRNLVEIFPESLRILWSLWEIRVTVLVSLILQGILILLGNRRKHSTRNWLRFILWLAYLSADWVATLSLSLLSSNSIDHDANSKDLDYIIIAFWAPFLLLHLGGPDTITASSLEDNELWWRHFLVLLVQVAVAFYIFLRAWGGYALNFLAIPMFVAGIIKFGERTWVLRSASSDNFRESMLPPPDPGPNYARYMNEFRSKESEGFKVELGRVIETPKVGYYSHTAPRNIFPNAANLQDAHLFFNIFKALFADLILNIHDIVNSRSFFQSRSYGEAFKVIEIELGFLYDVFYTKAVLVYSVRGAIFRAVSSVCITFVSVFFWLIEKKAYSKENVILTYVLLAGAIILEIYAVFLLFLSDWTMLWLSKKRRAGKLFYPAIKSVSSAENKRWSNVISQQNLIRFCLEDTPVKCSILQKVQIYKKLKIYKKLKKHLYIGSKDVYQELKELIFDQLLKKSRTAPELKDCKKLCTHRGAWILESEKCHDKLGWSIEEEFDQSLLLWHIATDLCYYSDMKRTPNFVEDQSCKDSKSISEYMLYLLVMCPSMLPNGIGQIRFQDTCAEAIEFFEERKCKGDKKASKALLEVSTEIPPAEIKGDRSKSVLFDACRLAKTLQLLETEEKWENKKKWKLISHVWVEMLSYAASHCPWNQHARQLRRGGELLTHVWLLMAHLGITEQFQISKGHARAKWIVQ; encoded by the coding sequence TTCTTAGCAGTTTCACTTTCGCTAAGCAGAGGAATCTAGTTGAGATTTTTCCAGAAAGTCTGAGAATATTATGGAGCTTGTGGGAAATCCGCGTTACGGTGCTAGTGAGCCTCATCCTACAAGGCATTCTCATACTGTTAGGCAACAGGAGAAAACATTCAACCAGAAATTGGCTTAGGTTTATTCTCTGGCTTGCCTACTTGTCCGCAGACTGGGTTGCAACACTCTCACTCAGCCTACTTTCCAGCAATTCGATAGACCATGATGCGAATTCAAAAGACCTAGACTACATCATCATAGCATTTTGGGctccatttcttcttcttcacctcgGTGGCCCAGACACTATTACCGCATCATCTTTGGAAGACAATGAGTTGTGGTGGAGGCACTTCCTTGTGCTACTAGTCCAGGTTGCAGTTGCTTTCTACATCTTCCTTAGAGCCTGGGGTGGTTACGCACTTAACTTCCTAGCCATTCCCATGTTCGTTGCTGGCAttatcaaatttggagaaagGACTTGGGTTCTGAGGTCTGCAAGCAGTGACAATTTTAGAGAGTCTATGCTCCCTCCTCCTGATCCAGGCCCCAACTACGCCAGATACATGAACGAGTTCCGCTCTAAGGAATCTGAAGGCTTCAAGGTTGAGTTAGGGAGAGTGATTGAAACTCCTAAAGTCGGTTATTATTCCCATACAGCACCAAGAAACATTTTTCCAAATGCAGCCAATCTGCAAGATGCCCATCTTTTCTTCAATATTTTCAAGGCGCTGTTTGCTGATCTCATCCTCAACATCCATGATATCGTAAACAGCCGATCCTTCTTCCAGAGCAGATCCTACGGTGAAGCTTTCAAAGTGATTGAGATTGAGCTCGGATTCTTGTATGATGTGTTTTATACAAAAGCTGTGCTGGTTTATTCTGTCAGGGGTGCCATTTTTCGTGCTGTCAGTTCTGTTTGCATCACTTTTGTTTCTGTCTTCTTCTGGCTCATTGAGAAGAAAGCTTACTCTAAAGAAAATGTAATCCTCACTTATGTGTTGTTGGCTGGAGCTATCATCCTAGAGATCTATGCTGTATTTTTATTATTCCTCTCAGATTGGACAATGCTATGGCTAAGTAAGAAAAGGAGAGCAGGGAAATTGTTTTATCCGGCAATTAAATCTGTTTCTTCAGCTGAAAACAAGAGGTGGTCTAATGTGATATCGCAACAGAACTTGATACGTTTCTGCCTTGAAGATACACCTGTGAAGTGCTCTATTCTGCAGAAGGTCCAGATATACAAGAAACTGAAGATATATAAGAAGTTGAAAAAGCACCTTTACATTGGTTCAAAGGATGTTTATCAGGAGTTGAAAGAACTGATATTTGATCAGCTTCTAAAGAAATCAAGGACTGCCCCAGAACTCAAGGACTGCAAGAAATTATGTACTCATAGGGGTGCCTGGATTCTTGAAAGTGAGAAATGTCATGATAAACTTGGCTGGAGCATTGAAGAAGAATTCGATCAAAGCCTTCTTCTTTGGCATATTGCAACAGACCTCTGTTATTACTCTGATATGAAGAGAACCCCAAACTTTGTTGAGGATCAAAGTTGTAAAGATAGCAAGTCTATATCAGAATATATGCTGTATCTTCTAGTTATGTGCCCCTCCATGCTACCCAATGGCATCGGACAAATCAGGTTCCAAGACACATGTGCCGAGGCCATTGAATTctttgaagaaagaaaatgcAAAGGAGACAAAAAGGCTAGCAAAGCATTACTTGAGGTGAGCACTGAAATACCTCCTGCTGAAATTAAAGGAGATAGAAGCAAGTCTGTGCTATTTGATGCCTGCAGGCTTGCGAAGACATTGCAATTGCTAGAAACTGAAGAAAAATGGGAGAATAAAAAGAAGTGGAAGTTGATAAGTCATGTGTGGGTGGAAATGCTATCTTATGCTGCAAGTCATTGTCCATGGAATCAGCATGCTCGGCAACTCAGACGGGGTGGAGAGCTGCTCACTCATGTGTGGCTTCTTATGGCACATCTTGGTATAACTGAACAGTTTCAAATTTCAAAGGGCCATGCTAGAGCTAAATGGATTGTGCAGTGA